In the Candidatus Electrothrix rattekaaiensis genome, one interval contains:
- the nikR gene encoding nickel-responsive transcriptional regulator NikR has protein sequence MLKRFSVSLEEHLLDQFDDYITIHGYSNRSEAIRDLIRNKLVNEQWQQDSEVVGVVTLVYDHHQAQLQERITDLQHSYYRLITSTTHVHMDHHNCLEVTIVKGNAFAVQELAEKMIALRGVKSGNLTMSSTGDDLH, from the coding sequence ATGTTAAAAAGATTTTCAGTTTCATTGGAGGAGCATCTCCTTGATCAATTTGATGATTATATCACCATTCATGGTTATTCCAATCGTTCCGAGGCTATTCGTGATCTGATCCGCAACAAGCTGGTGAACGAGCAATGGCAGCAGGACAGTGAGGTCGTGGGCGTTGTTACCTTGGTGTATGATCATCATCAGGCGCAGTTGCAGGAACGCATTACAGATCTTCAGCATAGCTATTATCGACTCATTACCTCGACGACGCATGTGCATATGGATCACCATAACTGTCTCGAAGTGACCATTGTCAAAGGGAATGCCTTTGCTGTGCAGGAACTTGCCGAAAAGATGATTGCCTTACGTGGTGTAAAAAGCGGCAACCTGACGATGTCAAGCACTGGCGACGATCTGCATTGA
- a CDS encoding M48 family metalloprotease: MIRHYFLCGSFFLKAYLAIYVAFFLLVGQCLVPTSSLGFSIGEERDIGEQLLLAIRGEFELLDDPDIVQYINRLGQQVLDIAGPQYFDYHFFVVKNDQFNAFAAPSGLIFFNSGLIKTMQSEDQLLSVLAHEVGHVVSRHLSRRIAKQEKITAASMIFGLASLAVGNPALAQGLFSGALAANQTAGLNFSRQDEEQADRLAFGWLRIMERNPTAMESMLKSMRRITRYRSEQLPPYLLTHPNPEDRLDYVQSLLELERRKMDTPFPDDVGSFSFLRFKYRVLSQSVEPEDLRVHCANTLAATEGGVQATMAHYGLALLSVKENNFQEAHNHLEIVRHEFPGRDILDIDLAALYIDSGELEKAVRLLRRSSQRDPTDMYCAFKYAGVMAMKGQLEAAEKFYLEVAKNIPEYSQVYYELARVKSGQGEGGASTFYLAKYYLYEGRIKYAKQYLRRAEKDPQVPAAQQEEAKAILKRLKELEDA, from the coding sequence ATGATTCGTCATTATTTTCTTTGTGGTTCGTTTTTTTTAAAAGCGTATCTTGCTATTTATGTTGCTTTTTTTTTGTTGGTCGGGCAATGCCTTGTGCCGACCTCCTCATTAGGGTTTAGTATCGGAGAAGAGAGGGACATCGGCGAACAATTATTGTTGGCTATACGTGGTGAATTTGAACTTCTTGATGATCCTGATATCGTCCAATACATCAACAGGCTCGGTCAACAGGTTCTTGATATAGCTGGACCGCAGTATTTTGATTATCATTTTTTTGTGGTCAAAAATGACCAGTTCAATGCCTTTGCCGCTCCTTCCGGGCTGATTTTTTTTAATTCCGGGCTGATTAAAACCATGCAGTCCGAGGATCAGCTGCTCAGTGTTCTCGCTCATGAGGTGGGGCATGTTGTGAGCAGGCATCTTTCCCGGCGTATTGCCAAACAGGAAAAAATCACCGCAGCAAGCATGATTTTTGGTCTTGCTAGTCTAGCTGTGGGGAATCCAGCCTTGGCCCAGGGACTTTTTAGTGGTGCCCTTGCAGCTAATCAGACAGCAGGACTTAATTTCTCTCGGCAGGACGAGGAACAGGCTGATCGGCTGGCTTTTGGCTGGCTCAGAATCATGGAGCGTAATCCGACAGCAATGGAAAGTATGCTGAAATCCATGCGGAGGATTACCCGGTATCGCTCCGAGCAGCTTCCCCCTTATCTTTTGACGCATCCGAATCCAGAGGACCGGTTGGATTATGTGCAGTCTTTGTTAGAGCTTGAGCGAAGAAAGATGGATACGCCCTTTCCTGATGATGTGGGGAGTTTTTCTTTTTTGCGTTTTAAGTATCGGGTGCTGAGTCAGTCTGTGGAGCCGGAAGATTTGCGGGTTCACTGTGCCAATACTTTGGCGGCAACTGAGGGCGGGGTGCAGGCGACAATGGCCCATTATGGTCTGGCATTGCTCAGTGTCAAGGAAAATAATTTTCAAGAGGCGCATAACCATTTGGAAATCGTGCGGCATGAGTTTCCGGGGAGAGATATTTTGGATATCGATCTTGCCGCCTTGTATATTGATTCAGGTGAACTGGAAAAGGCTGTGCGTTTACTTCGCCGTTCGTCTCAGCGAGATCCTACAGATATGTACTGCGCCTTTAAGTACGCCGGAGTAATGGCCATGAAGGGCCAGCTTGAGGCGGCAGAGAAATTTTATTTGGAGGTAGCAAAGAATATACCGGAATATTCTCAGGTCTATTATGAATTGGCACGTGTTAAATCCGGGCAAGGAGAAGGAGGGGCGAGTACATTTTATCTGGCAAAGTATTATCTGTATGAAGGACGGATAAAGTATGCAAAACAGTATCTGCGTCGGGCTGAGAAAGATCCACAAGTTCCTGCTGCCCAGCAGGAAGAGGCAAAGGCAATTTTGAAACGGCTGAAGGAGCTTGAGGACGCATAA
- a CDS encoding AAA family ATPase, giving the protein MIITCDNCKTRYKVADDIINKPSLKVRCYKCNNRFTVYKNDSSDDAFLLQDEISSDDHRIITMSNQKGGVAKTTSCLNLAVALARMGKKVLLVDFDVQANLTILLGFRKTRSFYELLNREVKGISDVILHTKYPNLSLLPSNSKMALLKKRYLAQHNFEYLLRNKLQEIEKKYDHILIDTPPSIEFFTLNALIAAQLVIVPTTCEYLSMHGVSQISEIIKVLRGIDHDVEYKVLITMYDAKKTSERVINEKIRRKYGPMLCKTVIDLDDKMQESHIVNLPIQYYDEKCRSAEQYQALARELAG; this is encoded by the coding sequence ATGATTATTACATGCGACAATTGCAAGACTAGGTATAAGGTTGCTGACGACATAATTAATAAACCGTCATTGAAGGTACGATGTTATAAGTGTAATAATAGATTTACGGTGTACAAGAATGACTCGTCAGATGATGCCTTTCTCCTGCAGGACGAGATATCTTCTGATGACCATCGCATTATCACCATGAGTAACCAGAAGGGCGGTGTTGCCAAAACAACTTCCTGTCTTAATTTAGCAGTAGCATTGGCGCGTATGGGCAAGAAGGTCTTGCTGGTTGATTTTGATGTGCAAGCCAACCTCACCATCCTGTTGGGCTTTAGGAAGACACGATCCTTTTATGAGTTACTGAATAGAGAGGTCAAGGGGATAAGTGATGTTATTCTCCATACGAAATATCCCAATTTATCATTACTGCCCTCAAACAGCAAGATGGCCCTGCTGAAAAAGAGGTATCTGGCGCAACATAATTTTGAATATCTGCTGCGAAATAAATTGCAGGAGATAGAAAAAAAATATGATCATATTTTGATAGATACTCCCCCATCTATCGAATTTTTCACCCTGAATGCTCTGATAGCAGCACAACTTGTTATCGTACCGACCACATGCGAATACCTTTCAATGCACGGTGTGTCGCAGATAAGCGAAATAATTAAGGTGCTGAGAGGGATTGATCATGATGTCGAATATAAAGTTCTTATCACCATGTACGATGCAAAAAAGACATCGGAGAGAGTGATCAATGAAAAGATTCGGCGAAAATATGGACCGATGCTTTGTAAAACGGTTATAGATCTCGACGATAAGATGCAGGAATCACATATTGTTAATTTGCCTATTCAATACTATGATGAAAAGTGTAGGTCTGCTGAGCAATATCAGGCCTTAGCTCGCGAACTTGCCGGATAA
- a CDS encoding PilZ domain-containing protein: MIQNEMVHKTIGKCRRQSPRVDKQVKLSVGKLQYPMTNVDMKIGYTSNVSETGLCFTTDELFKNGTILQLVVELVGWQHYLRSTAAIIDAQTISKPLTAVAEVVWSKKLTDNEEKYAVGVQFKDIYEDDLQAFKKYLGKMLDKKS; this comes from the coding sequence ATGATTCAAAATGAAATGGTGCATAAAACAATAGGAAAATGCAGAAGGCAGTCTCCACGGGTTGATAAGCAGGTAAAACTGAGTGTCGGCAAATTGCAGTACCCGATGACTAATGTTGATATGAAAATCGGGTATACCAGCAATGTTTCTGAGACAGGCCTTTGTTTTACCACTGATGAGCTGTTTAAGAACGGAACCATCTTGCAGCTTGTTGTTGAGTTGGTCGGCTGGCAGCATTATTTGCGTTCAACTGCTGCAATCATTGATGCACAGACTATATCAAAACCGCTGACTGCTGTTGCTGAGGTCGTTTGGTCGAAGAAATTGACCGACAACGAGGAAAAATATGCTGTCGGTGTCCAGTTTAAGGATATTTATGAGGATGATCTTCAAGCTTTTAAAAAATATCTAGGGAAAATGCTTGATAAAAAAAGTTGA
- a CDS encoding HAMP domain-containing protein, with protein sequence MIFYIVFIGVVFLTMAVEMNGFLRGEKILGTLNDLVSPNVSADLVEQILLKVRVMLGNLLLAIGLVMMLFTKRIMFPLERIIEGTRAMSAGDFSTTLPEQSKDELGELARHINELNANEQELILLTKGMAEQLRQTLEEGEEETRVAEALEMIDELDEALSEFGRSFYQC encoded by the coding sequence TTGATTTTTTATATCGTCTTTATCGGCGTTGTTTTTTTGACGATGGCTGTTGAAATGAATGGCTTCCTTCGCGGGGAGAAAATTCTCGGCACCCTGAATGATCTTGTTTCACCAAACGTGTCAGCTGATCTTGTCGAACAAATCCTTCTGAAAGTTCGTGTGATGCTGGGGAATCTCCTCCTTGCAATCGGTCTGGTTATGATGCTCTTCACAAAGAGAATCATGTTTCCTCTGGAGCGCATTATTGAGGGAACCAGAGCGATGAGTGCCGGTGATTTTTCTACGACCTTACCGGAACAGAGCAAAGATGAACTCGGTGAACTCGCGCGGCATATTAACGAATTAAATGCCAATGAACAGGAACTTATTCTGCTGACTAAGGGAATGGCCGAGCAGCTTCGACAGACTCTGGAAGAAGGAGAAGAGGAAACAAGGGTTGCGGAAGCTCTTGAGATGATTGATGAACTGGATGAGGCTCTGTCAGAATTTGGCAGGAGTTTTTACCAATGTTAG
- a CDS encoding ABC transporter substrate-binding protein, whose protein sequence is MPSKDGKKKFILSRTWRFVVGSIVWVALISGLHWWLNFDHGHRKIVKMGYMPVITNMAAPLLDYASAEGSDVRFKALKFSSFAEMGEALRNDEIQVAFIIAPLSIVLRQQGVDVKAVYIGNRHESTLVTRKDLNIQNIQELAGRTVAVPMRFSGHNLSLLRLMEENNMRGEINIVELNPPDMAAGLVTGSLDAYYVGEPFAAQTLKNGNANLLFNVEEVWPSFICNLVIVKQSLIEEEPEIVEKFVNGAVRSGIWAEKYPDEAGEIAARYWSQPADLVQYALHASGGRTIYDQYLPRIEEMQEIADLMVRYKLIDNNKIDGLVDQQFAKNVDTGHVEKIEDILQGN, encoded by the coding sequence ATGCCGTCTAAAGATGGAAAAAAGAAATTTATCTTATCAAGAACTTGGCGTTTTGTTGTAGGGAGTATTGTTTGGGTTGCGCTCATATCCGGGCTTCATTGGTGGCTGAATTTTGACCACGGTCATCGAAAGATCGTTAAAATGGGCTACATGCCCGTTATTACCAATATGGCGGCACCTTTGCTGGATTATGCAAGTGCTGAGGGGAGTGATGTCCGCTTCAAGGCTTTGAAGTTCAGTTCATTTGCCGAGATGGGCGAGGCACTTCGAAATGACGAGATTCAGGTGGCATTCATCATTGCTCCCCTGTCTATTGTTCTTCGCCAGCAAGGGGTGGACGTAAAGGCTGTCTATATAGGTAATCGGCATGAGAGTACCCTTGTCACACGGAAGGATTTGAATATCCAGAATATTCAAGAGCTGGCTGGCAGGACAGTTGCTGTCCCTATGCGTTTCTCTGGACATAATCTTAGCCTGCTACGATTGATGGAAGAAAATAATATGCGTGGGGAGATCAATATTGTCGAGCTCAATCCCCCTGATATGGCTGCGGGCTTGGTGACCGGTTCACTTGATGCCTACTATGTTGGTGAACCTTTTGCTGCCCAGACATTGAAAAATGGCAATGCGAACCTTCTTTTTAATGTTGAAGAGGTCTGGCCGTCATTTATCTGTAATCTTGTCATTGTGAAGCAAAGCCTGATAGAAGAGGAGCCGGAGATCGTGGAGAAGTTTGTTAACGGGGCGGTTCGATCAGGTATATGGGCAGAAAAATATCCTGATGAAGCTGGCGAGATCGCGGCGCGATATTGGTCTCAGCCCGCAGATTTGGTGCAATATGCATTGCACGCATCAGGAGGACGAACAATTTACGATCAGTACCTTCCTCGGATTGAAGAGATGCAGGAGATTGCAGATTTGATGGTACGCTATAAGCTGATTGATAATAATAAAATTGATGGACTTGTGGATCAGCAGTTTGCAAAAAATGTTGATACAGGTCATGTTGAAAAAATAGAAGATATTCTCCAAGGAAATTAG
- a CDS encoding sulfite exporter TauE/SafE family protein, with amino-acid sequence MLGPFEFWQMLPIGVVIASVAMFFGLGGGVLWMPVLLMSTDLDPKDAVVCTILIQFFGQLSASYSNHRARLIDWRLVRLMSTFGIPAVIGGVLVSFLLHPVWIELFLGLTIFFIAYVFLRGDDFFVAGSDKADLEAAQQGRVITLLGSILTGFLGIGVGDWLVPFFNMRCRLAMVRSVSTSIALMMILSLTALSVHLLFGRTMEWQVAVPGAIGVLIGAQVGSRLLRRVPETHFKEFFVLMLVFIATHVTFNAL; translated from the coding sequence ATGTTAGGCCCCTTTGAATTTTGGCAGATGTTGCCTATCGGCGTGGTGATTGCATCAGTCGCCATGTTTTTCGGACTGGGCGGAGGCGTTCTGTGGATGCCCGTTTTGCTCATGAGCACGGATTTGGATCCGAAAGATGCGGTGGTCTGTACCATTCTGATCCAGTTTTTTGGTCAGCTCAGTGCATCATACAGTAATCATCGAGCGAGACTGATTGATTGGCGGCTTGTTCGATTGATGAGCACTTTCGGAATTCCTGCCGTAATCGGCGGAGTGCTCGTATCTTTTCTGCTGCATCCGGTGTGGATAGAGCTTTTTCTCGGGCTGACGATTTTTTTTATTGCCTATGTTTTTCTGCGAGGAGATGATTTTTTTGTTGCTGGCTCGGACAAGGCAGATCTTGAAGCTGCGCAACAAGGGCGGGTTATAACCTTGCTTGGAAGCATATTAACCGGGTTTCTTGGAATAGGTGTAGGGGACTGGCTGGTGCCGTTTTTCAATATGCGTTGCAGGCTTGCCATGGTTCGATCGGTTTCGACCAGTATTGCGCTGATGATGATCCTTTCACTCACAGCGTTAAGTGTCCATCTTCTGTTCGGTCGGACCATGGAATGGCAGGTTGCCGTCCCCGGAGCTATCGGTGTTTTGATCGGAGCACAGGTGGGATCAAGGCTGCTGCGAAGAGTTCCAGAAACTCATTTTAAAGAATTTTTTGTTCTTATGTTGGTTTTTATCGCAACACATGTCACCTTTAATGCGTTGTAA
- a CDS encoding protein-export chaperone SecB, translated as MNSPLNVIEYFFPFVQVSADPEFESGSEKLAIDCQTKVALDFDPDEKVHQVTLEITVMPESEDEKIPYAIHLIAVGLFQVDDEWDNKEKLLQVNGASILYSAAREFIITVSSRGPWPPAVLPATSFLQPEGAK; from the coding sequence ATGAATTCCCCCCTTAATGTTATAGAATATTTTTTCCCCTTTGTGCAAGTTTCTGCTGACCCTGAGTTTGAGTCGGGCAGTGAAAAATTAGCTATTGACTGTCAGACTAAAGTTGCACTTGATTTTGATCCAGACGAAAAGGTTCATCAAGTAACGCTTGAGATTACAGTAATGCCTGAAAGTGAAGATGAAAAAATTCCATATGCTATTCATCTGATAGCTGTTGGTTTGTTTCAGGTTGATGATGAATGGGACAACAAGGAAAAACTGTTGCAGGTAAATGGCGCGTCTATCCTTTATAGTGCAGCAAGAGAATTTATCATAACTGTAAGTTCAAGAGGCCCTTGGCCTCCAGCAGTTTTGCCAGCAACAAGTTTCTTACAACCAGAAGGCGCAAAATGA
- a CDS encoding ABC transporter ATP-binding protein: protein MGHIQTNNLCREFVNRRKKKREDGKFLPDEKVSVLEDINIEVEDGEMVCLLGPSGCGKSTLLRIIAGFDKQTSGSILIDGKEITGPSSDNIFVFQHSGLLPWMTVWQNVELGLRHMEDVEEKRGEIQEYIEMVELDGFEDHYPRQLSGGMQRRAELARALAVNPDILIMDEPFSGLDFLTHMKMREEVVNMHQFLGKTILIVTHDIDDALIMGDRVVVFSKRPSQVKMNRKLDFPHPRIVFNKQTELSQLRDELFLMLGVSYAV from the coding sequence ATGGGACATATTCAGACAAATAATCTGTGCAGAGAGTTTGTCAACCGGAGAAAAAAGAAACGCGAGGATGGTAAATTTCTTCCCGACGAAAAGGTGTCTGTGCTTGAGGATATCAATATAGAAGTGGAAGACGGTGAGATGGTCTGTCTGCTTGGTCCTTCGGGCTGCGGTAAATCGACCCTTCTCCGTATCATCGCCGGTTTTGACAAACAGACATCAGGATCAATTCTCATTGACGGCAAAGAAATTACCGGCCCGAGTTCGGATAATATTTTTGTTTTCCAGCACAGCGGGCTGTTGCCGTGGATGACGGTCTGGCAGAATGTGGAACTGGGACTGCGACATATGGAAGATGTCGAAGAAAAGAGAGGTGAAATCCAAGAGTATATAGAGATGGTAGAATTGGATGGCTTTGAGGATCATTATCCGCGCCAGCTGTCAGGAGGGATGCAGCGCCGAGCAGAACTGGCTCGGGCCTTGGCTGTCAACCCAGATATTTTGATCATGGATGAACCCTTTAGTGGTCTCGACTTTCTTACCCACATGAAGATGCGGGAAGAGGTGGTCAATATGCACCAGTTTCTGGGTAAAACGATTTTAATCGTGACCCATGATATTGATGATGCCCTCATTATGGGGGATCGAGTGGTGGTCTTTAGTAAGAGGCCCTCACAGGTGAAAATGAACCGTAAATTGGATTTTCCTCATCCGAGGATTGTGTTTAACAAACAAACAGAGTTGAGTCAGCTCCGAGACGAATTGTTCCTGATGCTTGGAGTAAGTTATGCCGTCTAA
- a CDS encoding DNA-binding protein, translating to MEYRTGSVGRVVTIRFDHGDDFLEGLQEILLKEKIRSGWFQVIGALDKAGVVTGPKEPVVPPDPLWQEVDGVSELIGCGSVHMDGEEPKIHLHGALGEHGKTLTGCIRRDSRVYLLLEVVIFELLGMNIARPWDEAAGISRLIFQ from the coding sequence ATGGAGTATAGAACAGGATCAGTCGGTCGGGTTGTGACTATTCGTTTTGATCACGGAGATGATTTCCTTGAAGGGTTACAGGAGATTCTCCTGAAGGAAAAGATCCGAAGCGGCTGGTTTCAGGTTATTGGTGCCTTGGATAAAGCCGGGGTGGTGACTGGGCCGAAAGAGCCTGTTGTTCCACCGGATCCTCTTTGGCAGGAAGTGGATGGCGTGAGCGAGCTTATCGGTTGCGGATCTGTGCATATGGACGGCGAAGAACCGAAGATTCATTTACACGGGGCCTTAGGAGAGCATGGGAAAACACTCACCGGCTGTATTCGCAGAGACAGCCGGGTCTACCTCTTGCTTGAGGTGGTTATCTTTGAGTTGCTGGGGATGAATATTGCTCGCCCGTGGGATGAGGCTGCTGGGATCAGTCGGTTGATTTTTCAATAA
- a CDS encoding ABC transporter permease, translated as MMTETHSTLTKSIAPVLSFTVLVLVWELTVRFSGWDTNVLPGPYKVLKSMIELITTGSLFKHTVASLFRVTWGFCIAAMLGIPLGIILGRSQIAAILLNPIINFLRPISPLAWIPLAMLWFGIGDQPAVFLIFLSSFFPIVVATTVAVHSINPTYFYVAANFNFSRKEVIQKIVIPAIIPDIITALRLTVTIAWIVVVAAEMIAVQSGLGYLILDSRNGLRLDYVMDGMIVIGLIGLYLDYIMRRLGRIESASWGIGQQ; from the coding sequence ATGATGACAGAAACACATTCAACATTGACGAAAAGCATCGCGCCGGTTCTGTCATTCACAGTTCTGGTTTTGGTTTGGGAGCTTACAGTCCGTTTCAGTGGTTGGGATACCAATGTGCTGCCCGGACCGTACAAGGTGCTGAAGAGTATGATTGAACTGATAACCACTGGATCTTTGTTTAAGCATACGGTGGCCAGTTTATTCAGAGTAACGTGGGGATTCTGTATTGCTGCGATGCTCGGTATTCCTTTGGGAATTATTTTAGGAAGGAGCCAGATCGCCGCCATATTGCTGAATCCGATCATTAATTTTCTTCGTCCCATATCTCCCTTGGCTTGGATACCTTTGGCGATGCTTTGGTTCGGGATTGGTGATCAACCTGCTGTTTTTCTGATATTTCTTTCGAGCTTTTTTCCTATTGTTGTTGCCACAACAGTTGCTGTTCATTCGATCAATCCTACCTATTTTTACGTTGCGGCAAACTTTAATTTCAGTAGAAAAGAAGTTATTCAGAAGATAGTTATTCCTGCCATTATTCCCGATATTATTACAGCATTGCGCCTGACTGTCACCATTGCTTGGATTGTTGTGGTTGCTGCTGAGATGATTGCCGTTCAATCTGGACTCGGATATCTGATCCTTGATTCAAGGAATGGACTGCGTTTGGATTATGTTATGGATGGAATGATAGTAATCGGCCTGATCGGCCTGTATCTGGATTATATTATGCGTCGTCTCGGCAGGATTGAGTCTGCGTCTTGGGGCATTGGACAGCAATAG
- a CDS encoding chemotaxis protein CheB produces MDKKLKVLVVDDATFMTKAISDLLESDPDIEVVGVANNGLEGLEKIKELQPDVVTLDIDMPVMDGLQAVRHIMIESPVPIVVLSSLFSDGSITFEALRLGVVDFVAKPSGAISSDIHTAKQHIVDRIKLASAVNFQNIRRVRINKQTKEAGLADLYGFHPLDYIIAIGTSLTGPNTFIRLMTRLNAGLPAAAVILLEISPKILAAFAEKFNEFVSWKIEVARQGAVLEQGVCYIQSNMTSLTVGLNENGDPCFQLGDRVENPLNTFFRSAAEVFRENTVGVLLTGYGDDGSDGFSAIQEKAGKTIAQSVESCVYPNLTDIAIKRNKVDFVVQEAKLAEAIESVIR; encoded by the coding sequence ATGGATAAAAAACTTAAGGTTCTTGTCGTTGATGACGCAACCTTTATGACTAAAGCAATCAGTGATCTGCTGGAATCGGATCCAGATATAGAAGTGGTCGGTGTTGCGAACAACGGCTTAGAGGGGCTTGAAAAAATAAAGGAGCTCCAGCCGGATGTTGTTACGCTTGATATAGATATGCCAGTTATGGATGGGCTGCAGGCTGTTCGCCATATCATGATTGAGTCCCCGGTTCCTATTGTGGTCCTGAGTTCGTTGTTTAGTGACGGTTCTATCACCTTTGAGGCTTTACGGCTCGGGGTTGTCGATTTTGTGGCAAAGCCCTCAGGAGCGATATCAAGTGATATTCATACAGCTAAGCAGCATATTGTTGATCGTATCAAGCTTGCTTCAGCGGTTAATTTTCAGAATATACGACGAGTTCGGATCAATAAACAAACAAAGGAGGCAGGTCTTGCCGACCTGTATGGGTTCCACCCCCTTGATTATATTATTGCCATAGGAACTTCACTCACCGGACCCAATACCTTTATACGTCTGATGACCAGACTTAATGCCGGTCTTCCAGCAGCAGCAGTTATTCTTTTGGAGATTTCTCCCAAAATACTCGCTGCTTTTGCTGAAAAATTCAACGAGTTTGTTTCTTGGAAAATAGAAGTGGCCCGTCAAGGCGCAGTCTTGGAGCAAGGTGTTTGCTATATTCAATCAAATATGACTTCATTGACCGTTGGGCTTAATGAAAACGGAGACCCTTGTTTTCAGCTTGGCGATCGAGTTGAAAATCCGTTGAATACTTTTTTTCGATCGGCAGCAGAGGTCTTCAGAGAAAACACTGTCGGGGTACTGCTCACAGGGTACGGAGATGATGGATCAGATGGATTTTCCGCGATTCAGGAAAAAGCCGGTAAGACCATAGCGCAGAGTGTAGAGAGTTGCGTTTACCCCAATCTGACTGATATTGCAATTAAACGAAATAAAGTGGATTTTGTTGTTCAAGAAGCGAAGCTTGCTGAGGCGATTGAGTCTGTTATTCGATAG
- a CDS encoding chemotaxis protein CheB — protein sequence MKHPVGSGFVGEIEGLGLVDLVQFACLAGDDRKLSVLSEDNRGVLYFADNEIIHAEFGELTGEEAFYRIMSWPSGTFSMLFASTNVRTIDSSWNFLLLEAARRIDEQYKSKMPTDTESLVPKVLVVDDSRFFTKAFIKLFEEQINAQVVGTATNGREALKFLEMQVPDLVTLDMTMPVMSGDVALKHIMIRSPAPVVLVSNFNDQHYSRMMDFMRYGCVDMVAKPTSPESWTLIGERLQYILLNVKEFCVDNVSRAKTLKAVDPKEKEQPKKKAEKLLVILGGLGGMLELQKIIPALQYDSDMAVLVLQNMYPGIVQFLSSYLDSFTPYTTTNLLQTNKLLGGQCLVGNCQQQREIIISEGVPTLSSPESDDGIQLMNPDELLCSAADAFGSALTVVFLSGVEQDMKEGMEAVVTHGGKIILQDPDSCLLPRSIEEIRALGMEECSLKPEEIAPYISSLT from the coding sequence ATGAAACATCCTGTTGGAAGCGGTTTTGTCGGTGAGATTGAAGGACTCGGGCTGGTGGATCTTGTCCAGTTCGCCTGTCTTGCCGGAGACGACAGAAAATTAAGTGTACTCAGCGAAGATAATCGAGGGGTTCTTTATTTTGCTGATAATGAAATTATTCACGCTGAGTTCGGTGAGTTAACTGGAGAAGAGGCATTTTATCGCATTATGAGCTGGCCTTCGGGCACCTTTAGTATGTTGTTTGCTTCCACCAATGTGCGGACCATTGATTCTTCTTGGAATTTTCTCTTATTAGAGGCTGCACGCCGCATTGATGAGCAGTACAAGAGTAAAATGCCCACTGATACGGAGTCGCTCGTGCCTAAGGTCTTGGTGGTTGATGATTCTCGTTTTTTCACCAAAGCATTTATCAAACTCTTTGAAGAACAAATCAATGCCCAAGTGGTTGGAACGGCAACGAACGGAAGAGAGGCACTGAAGTTTCTGGAGATGCAGGTTCCAGATCTTGTTACTCTGGATATGACCATGCCGGTTATGAGTGGTGATGTCGCGCTCAAGCATATCATGATACGCTCCCCGGCACCGGTGGTGCTGGTCAGCAATTTTAATGATCAGCATTATTCGAGAATGATGGATTTTATGCGATATGGATGCGTGGATATGGTTGCCAAGCCGACCAGTCCTGAATCCTGGACGCTGATCGGTGAGCGGTTGCAATATATCCTGCTTAATGTCAAAGAATTCTGTGTTGATAATGTCAGTAGAGCAAAAACATTAAAAGCGGTTGATCCTAAAGAAAAAGAACAACCGAAAAAAAAGGCGGAAAAGTTATTGGTGATACTGGGCGGCCTCGGCGGAATGTTGGAGTTGCAGAAAATTATCCCGGCATTGCAGTATGACAGCGACATGGCCGTGTTGGTCTTACAGAACATGTACCCGGGTATTGTCCAGTTTCTTTCTTCATACCTTGATAGTTTTACCCCGTATACAACAACGAACTTGCTCCAGACGAATAAATTGTTGGGAGGGCAATGTCTGGTAGGGAATTGTCAGCAGCAAAGAGAAATAATCATTTCTGAAGGAGTTCCCACGCTGAGCAGCCCGGAAAGTGACGATGGAATACAGCTGATGAATCCTGACGAGCTGCTTTGTTCTGCTGCCGATGCATTCGGCTCCGCATTAACTGTGGTTTTTCTCAGCGGTGTAGAGCAGGATATGAAGGAAGGAATGGAAGCGGTTGTCACCCACGGGGGAAAAATAATTCTGCAGGATCCCGACTCCTGCCTGCTGCCCCGTTCAATTGAGGAAATTCGTGCCTTAGGTATGGAAGAATGCAGTCTGAAACCGGAAGAAATAGCGCCATATATCAGCAGTCTTACCTGA